The window TTGAGATAGAACCTGAATCCAAAGCATCAGATTGATTGGAGTCAAAAGGGTGAGTGATCGCATTTCTACTCAGTCCCTCTTCTACCGTTCAAAGGTTAGGAACAACTTCTCTTTTGGTTGCCGAATTCTATTATTTGCTAAAACCCTATCCATATCAACAAGAAAAAAGTCCAAGACACTCATGTTAAAAGTAACAGTATCTCAAGAAACTACCCATGCCTAATGTGGAGAATGTGGATGATTTTGTTTCTGCTGCCATGGACTCCCCGAAAAAGGTGAAAGTGAAACCCCTAACATGAGAAATCAAAACCGCATGAGACAAGGCTGTAGTCATAACAGAGAGGGTAAAGCTGCCAAGAGGACGAAGGAAGGAGCTTAAGAGACCTCGGATGAGAGACTGACGAAGAAAGCATTGCCACCAAAGAAGGCTGAAATGAGTGTGAAACAGACCTCGACGAATGTTCCGTGGATACGGTTTGTAATCAATGTTGGACTTTCGGTCTCCTGTTTAAAAAATGAAGTACACGAAGAGAAGGTCATTGGATCTGTCTACAGGTAGTGTTTGTAAATGAccatccaaggaaaaaaaaaagaaatatattttgTTGAATTTAGCAGAAGATATTGCCTTCTGTAGATGGTGGAAGAACCAATGCTTGTAGCCAAACACAAGAAGTTGGGTAAGAATTAGTTGAGTTCTGTTGGGTCCGGTCCTGCATTTTCTAGTTTAGCAAGTATCTGGTCCAGGCatatagggagaaagaagggTACATGCAAACATACAAAGAAGATGAGCATGCCACAAATATTCATTTGGTCATACTCACAGAATCAGGAGCCGCCTGGCTATATGCACGTCTGGATGATCTTGCTAAAACATTAGACAATGTTTTAATTAATGAATGAAGATAAGAAATAAGCAGCTTTGGCTGAGGATATTACAGCATTACTATTAGTAAACGATGAAAGAAGCATGGATCAAACTGAAAATACTGCTCTAGAACCATCTGTGGATATCTGCGttgaaaacacacacacacacacacagcatATATTCCCCAGTAGCTAAAAACCGTAACATAGGCTACAAAACGCACCATCACCATCACGGAAAACTTGGACAAAGCACACGTCACCAGCCTTCCGCATGTGATCCTGAAATCAGATTTACCATCCATGAGATTATTATGGCTAAAGACTCGATGTTTGACATaaatgaatagaaaataaaactaTAAATCTCCCACCTTCAAATCTTGCCATGAAGCAGAAGAGGGCAGTCCACGAACAAAAACTGTATAGCAAAAGCAACAAACCTTTAGCCCCATCAAAGGAAAAATCTAGAAGTAACCAGAACCACAGTCCTACAAGTGGTAGACAAAGATATCCCAGGTAAAGCTAAAAAATGTAACCTCGGTATTCAGAATGGCGTGATACACCCCCAAATcgtccacccccacccccacccccataaCCACGACGATGATCAATTGACGAAGATTGCCCCCTACCACCATGGGCAAGCTCAACCTGGAACAAGAATCAATTAAGAGACCAACAAGAGTATGATGCAACGTATATGGAATTAGAAAGGAGGGAACCCCATTTACCCTCAAACGATGACCATCAAAGTTATATCCATCCCGACCCCTAATTGCATCTTCAGCATCGCGAGCATTTTCAAACTGCAGAATGAAGAGTTAAAACAAGTACGAAATACAATGGTATTAAATGTGTAACACATGAAATCGGTTAACACTTAAGGATGAGAAAATAAACCTCCACAAAAGAATAACCAGGAGGGCGAGGGGGGATCTTCAATTCAATATCCACTATACGACCATACTGCAGCAAAGAAAAATTTTGGAGACAAGAAACATTATAATACAGTCACTAACAGTACACAAATTAATAAGTACAAAGGcattcatcaaattttccatGCTCAACAAAGATTACATGGCCAACAAGATTATTCAGTTCATTAGAAAAaattttgacataaaagatctcaTCTCAATTAAATCAACAGTTTAAGGCAGGGCGCATCATTGAATGCTCAACAAAGCCAAAAGTAAAGTAAATCAGTTGTAAAAACTACACAATCACAGAAGACCATAAGTAAGGTTTGAAACATGTTCAATTGACTGTTAGGGATGAATAAGCAATTGTGGAAGCCAAAGCCAAACAAGAAATGAAGATGTATAGGATTATTGGCTAGTTAGACTCAAAAGTGGTTCTGTCTTCTCAATCTAGTAGTTTGGACTTTGCTAGATAGGTCATATCAAAGGTGATAATTCAGAAATGCCTCAGTTCTTAGTTCTCCATGATGGTTTTAGAGTTATTCAATTCTCCTTTGAGTTGTATTGGGTGGGGTTTTCTGAAAATTATCAAATTCAATTCAGAGTTGATAAGTGAAGTTGTCAGGTATTTATCAAGTCCAATTCCATACGGTCGATAAGTTCAGTTCTGGTAATTATCTGGTTCAATTCTGTAGGCTGACAGTGTGGAATGTGTCAACtttgtctttttgttttaatttagcTGGATGTCCAATCTACTGGGTGTCCATCTGTCCAAATTCCAATACAATATTGGAGCATGGATTGTTCCTCCGAGATACCAAAGGCCAAAAAAGAGCCAAGGATTGGGCATCAAACATGTTATATGATCAGGAAGCTTCTTTATTATCATGATTTTACGTTCTCTACTATTTTTTGTAATTACAAACAAATTACTatttggggaaagttttcatacacgactgtataagccgtgtatgtgagagggtgggagtttcaaggcattaattaatgggtgggggtttatgccttttccaactctttgtgagaggggacacgatcGTGCATGCGTACACGGCcgtatatgaaaactttccccttactattttatcataaaaaaatattatagtTTTTACTAAACTGAGATTGAATATTTATAGTAATTAGTAAGCCTGTGAAAAACTATCATAATAGTAAGTAAAAAAATCTACTAATTTTAGAAAGTGTAAGTACAAATTCTACTAGTTTTAGAAAGTTTCTGTTTTGAGCCATATTCATCATCAAGTTCCTTTCTTCATTATTTGCACAAAAATAGGTGAATTGAACAAAAAATTTAACCCAATTATTCCATGATAAGATATTACACTGAGCGGCAAGTTTTTCTCAAATGATTGAGGGCATTATGCTTAGGTTAATCAAGATAATCTTAAGAAGTTTCACTTTCTAGGCCAGTGATTTCAGAAGAGCACATCACTGAAGGTGTTGCTAAGGTCTAACTAACTGATTAAACCATGGAAATTAAGATAAGAAGCACCAGTCCCCCTATCGTGTTACATATCTTAACAACACAAGGATCTGAAATCTACAGGAGACTTCACAAGAAAATTGTAGAGTACGTTAAGATTGATCCCTGTAGCAGGATATTGTCCTTTCTCATTGTTAGGATCATATGTTCCCCCTGTCAACCATtactataattttttatttgtctctttaatccatttccaatgttcataaAAAGTTAACTCACATAAATCTGACTGTTCTTCTAGATGAAAGGGTCATTGGCTTATTAACGTAGCTCTAGATAGGCAAAGGACCTACTAGAGGCCAAATATCCAGGATATAATGATAAAGGAAccaaggggctgctggttctgtaGTTGCAATAGGGTAGAATGGTatttttaggtcaaaactagggttatgTGTAGGGCATTGAGGTTGGAtcttatttagtaatgataggcaggtctaggggaagctAAGGGAATAGGTTAAGTTAGGTTTAAATGAGTTTCTAATtccagaaaattagggttagggttttgggttttgggaaacaGGGAAAGTagctaaaactagggtttaagatGGGAATCTGGACCAAGGCTTCTGGCCGAGTGCTAGGGGCAATGGGAAGGAGGTTCAGCTGTAGTATGGTGTAattctgatggctggttaggtctagacaGAAATTTAGGGCTTTCGGGGTTTTACAGAGACaatgtggattagggtttgagtaGGGTAATGGGGCAGAGCTTAAAGTCGAGTGTAAGGGGTGTGGAGAGGGAACTGTAGTCTGAATTTGGGTTGAATctgatgaaggatgaaggctggCTGGAGTTAagaagatctagggttttgaggggattcaaataaaataaaaggggatcgattgggagAGGGATTGGAGGGTTAGAAACAGAAATTGAACTCAATCTTACAGCAGATTCAACTGGCAGCAAGCTTGaacaatggagaaggatagaaccaccttcaatggAGATCCTCCCGATCGTATCAAaccaaggagtcgtaggagatccacctaccctttccaccttgatagaaccacaaggatgcaaactctcaaggagcagcagcaacaacaatggcGGCAGCACAactctgtctttttttttaattcatcgACTTTGGGGTAGCCTCCCACGATATTCAATATGTATAATAAAAGGCCAATGGCCAAATCCTAATCTAAGAAAAACACTCTCTCACTAAATCGTAGAGGGGTGGGGAGctaataaaacaacttaaaaacttaaaataaaaagacctaatagtccctaacaacttaaattaaaagacatAATACAAATCACATAAAATTGAACCTTGGTTTGAACCGGTTCgatttaagtttacaaataagctgaaataaaaactaagtatggaaaatattAAAATGCAAACCAAAACTACGGCTCCtaaactaagccctaatttcagggctgcttcttcttcttcttcttccttcgagtGTGGACACTTGGTGTTGCATCACTTATCGTGGATAAATGATTGCTTTCTTCACTCAAAATCTTTGTGTTACTCAATCAAGGAGTTATCATCTGTGAGCACCATCAACGTGGTTGTCCCTGATTGCCCGTGAATTGTGCTTCCAGAAATCCAGATGCATATAACTTTCTACTAAGTTGATTTAATATAAGTGAACAATGATCAGGTATGAGGCTTGCTTCTCCTTAGAATTATGCTTCCTTGTATTCTCTGCCATGTAAATCATATTCAGATGAGGTTTATATTTCTGTTATCCATATAGACACATACATGAGACACAATAAATGCAACACAAAGGGGGAAAAAGTAGTGAGATGCAACAAAGGAAATTTTGAGCAATATAAATGCCATGAAAAAATAGAACTTCATACAACCATACAAGTATACGTTAGTTCATCAGAAACTAAATATTACATAACTTATCCTCTGCAAAATATCACTCAATAATTATGAAGTTAATGTCACATTCCAAGAAGAATGcaagaaaatatcaaactaaaacctTGTAAAATAGGTCTTCAATTTCCCATTCTCGTATATCAGAAGGAAGGTTCCCAACATAAATCGTACGAGTAGAACGACCACTCATCTCTGATATGGAAGATGCAGCAATGCGCACGTTTTCTGCATAGGGCAAAATAGAAGCATCAAAATCAAGAATGTAATCGGAGGTCTAAAAGTAAAGTGACATGGGCTACAGTGTATCTATTTCTCAGCACCATGGACACTGTTTGATGATAATACAATGAAAACAACGCCAAAACTATGAAGCGAACCAAGAGAGCAATCCTCGATGTGAGTGGTGCTCCTCATGCTCCATTCCTCATATGCTCCAAGATGCTCCACAGCTTTTATAAATTTGAATAATATTTGATCTCCTCGTCCTCTCTCTGATTTTTTTTCAGAGGTGTAGAAGATCTCTTGAGGATGAGCAAAAACCTCCATTTATCAAATAACCACAAATCCACACTGACTCCTACTCCCTCTCTACAGACCTTATAAATGGTTGCAAAGCTCCTATTGCCCCAGTGCCTCTCTTCTACCATAAAGCAACTTTCTGCGTCATGACACGCAATAATGTTTGCAAAAGATCCATGCATTTACCTTAATCAGCTTTCTTCACAACGGCATTGAAGAAAACAAACCTGGGAGAATATGCAATATATAACCTCAGTATTCAAGCTGTTCCTTTACTATATAAATATTACGTCTCAGTTACGCATGAATAGACATCCTAGAAGATGATCACTTTAGGAAAAAGGAGAACAATACAGAGATGTCTCTACATTGCCTTCTTAACAAACTATGAGCATACTTGAAATTAAAATGCACAAATGGGCAGCAATTGCTCCAAATGACTCGTTTCCCCACTGAAAATGGGGACGGCAAAATTATAACACAAGTCCCACTTATGATACAAGAACAACGAAACCCCTAATCTAAAACTTCATAGAACCTGCTCCAGAGTACCAACTGTTGGTTTTCACTGGAACTGCAGACGACACAATGCTCTCACTCTGCCAGGGTCTTTTGTTTCTGACAATTATGATCCATGCCAATAAAGTGATGCTCGCCGGGTAACGAGTAACACTTATGCCGATCCAAAACAATGTTACATTTACCCTTTTAACAAAAGTTGTAGAGGATAACTAGCTGTAATGCATAAGAACGATCAAATTCGCAAGTGGGAAAActaaaaaacttaaaatctCATCAAATGCAGAACAACTCCTCAAAACCTTAGGAAGATCCCCACCCAacaacaaaaagagaaaaaaaaaaacgtccCAGTGCACGAGCCTCCCGCTAATGCAGGATCTGCGAGGGGCAAATGGacgcagccttaccccgctTCTTCGTGGACAGGCTGTTCCCAACCCGCAACCTGATATTTTCAATACACGACAACGAAAAGAGTACGAAACGACAATCATACCAAAGCTGGAGGCAGCGATGAGCTGGTTATTTCTTCCGTTCGCAAGATAAAGATCTGCAGAGACAAGGATCATCGACTAGAGATGACGGAAGGTTAGGGTTTACGTTACTTTTCTCTTATCCAGATATATTATCAATTAAGAATGTTCTTGTGGAGAAGAGACGAGGAAGACAAAAAAGATTCTCTGTGAAAGCAAGATAATCTCGAGTCTGGAAGCGGACTTATGCTTGTCGAAGTTTCGAAGACGAGGTGAAA is drawn from Telopea speciosissima isolate NSW1024214 ecotype Mountain lineage chromosome 1, Tspe_v1, whole genome shotgun sequence and contains these coding sequences:
- the LOC122638973 gene encoding serine/arginine-rich splicing factor SR34A-like isoform X2, with product MEVFAHPQEIFYTSEKKSERGRGDQILFKFIKAVEHLGAYEEWSMRSTTHIEDCSLENVRIAASSISEMSGRSTRTIYVGNLPSDIREWEIEDLFYKYGRIVDIELKIPPRPPGYSFVEFENARDAEDAIRGRDGYNFDGHRLRVELAHGGRGQSSSIDHRRGYGGGGGGGRFGGVSRHSEYRVFVRGLPSSASWQDLKDHMRKAGDVCFVQVFRDGDGTMGVVDYTNYDDMKYAIRKLDDTEFRNPFSRAYIRVKSYEGSPSRSHSRSRSRSRSRSVKRDRGKSLDRSVSRSPSKSRSPSHARLPR
- the LOC122638973 gene encoding serine/arginine-rich splicing factor SR34A-like isoform X1 — protein: MEVFAHPQEIFYTSEKKSERGRGDQILFKFIKAVEHLGAYEEWSMRSTTHIEDCSLENVRIAASSISEMSGRSTRTIYVGNLPSDIREWEIEDLFYKYGRIVDIELKIPPRPPGYSFVEFENARDAEDAIRGRDGYNFDGHRLRVELAHGGRGQSSSIDHRRGYGGGGGGGRFGGVSRHSEYRVFVRGLPSSASWQDLKDHMRKAGDVCFVQVFRDGDGTMGVVDYTNYDDMKYAIRKLDDTEFRNPFSRAYIRVKSYEGSPSRSHSRSRSRSRSRSVKRDRGKSLDRSVSRSPSKSRSPSHARLPRPRSRSRSRSDSPRQARSGSA